In Triticum urartu cultivar G1812 chromosome 6, Tu2.1, whole genome shotgun sequence, the following proteins share a genomic window:
- the LOC125513223 gene encoding ell-associated factor Eaf, with protein MASSNTGEPSTAPQPNRWYDLRLGSSCRDPALTTKFCTLRYEFKPASIDKTQAGSLQKSKDNRVTVEFHNNQPGRPKVAFEGSQEEYKDNDGVLFFDGETFRLERLHRAVKRLRHVRVPGESVATSLAATTTGMGESHSPPLAKVGKLPATNKPSIHSVPVEVEHIDIGEPENPGPRNSNRSSKYQPVTTDPFSSSPDPNDQDENLDILGDDDNGSPNNMASAQETSYRGFDINLPNQLDMDDEVADVDVNDEAEEGLNAAEALRAQVNAEGQQVEQATSSSSGSSSGSGSGSGSSTSGSDGSDGDSPSSGGDVDI; from the exons ATGGCGAGCAGCAACACCGGCGAGCCGAGCACGGCGCCGCAACCGAATCGGTGGTACGACCTTCGATTGGGATCCTCCTGCCGCGACCCCGCCCTTACCACCAAGTTCTGCACGCTCCGCT ATGAATTTAAGCCAGCATCTATTGACAAGACTCAAGCTGGCTCTCTGCAGAAGAGCAAAGATAACCGGGTAACTGTGGAATTTCATAACAATCAGCCTGGCAGGCCAAAGGTGGCATTCGAGGGAAGCCAAGAAGAGTACAAGGATAATGATGGTGTCTTGTTTTTTGATGGTGAGACCTTTCGCTTGGAACGATTGCACCGGGCAGTCAAGAGATTAAGGCATGTCCGGGTTCCGGGAGAGTCTGTAGCAACTTCCTTGGCAGCTACAACTACTGGAATGGGTGAATCTCATTCTCCTCCATTAGCGAAAGTTGGCAAGTTGCCTGCAACGAACAAACCTTCTATACACTCAGTTCCG GTTGAGGTTGAGCACATCGACATTGGTGAACCTGAAAATCCAG GACCAAGAAACAGTAACAGGAGCTCTAAATATCAACCAGTCACCACGGACCCATTTTCCTCTTCGCCTGATCCCAATGACCAAGATGAAAACCTAGACATACTCGGTGATGATGACAATGGCTCACCCAATAATATGGCCTCAGCACAAGAGACGTCTTATCGCGGTTTTGACATCAACTTACCAAATCAGCTCGACATGGATGATGAGGTTGCTGATGTTGATGTAAATGACGAAGCTGAGGAGGGACTTAATGCAGCTGAGGCGCTGCGAGCTCAAGTCAATGCAGAAGGACAGCAGGTGGAGCAGGCCACCTCTAGTTCAAGTGGAAGCAGCAGCGGCAGCGGAAGCGGGAGCGGCAGCAGCACCAGTGGTAGTGACGGCAGTGATGGCGATTCACCCAGCTCCGGAGGGGATGTTGATATATGA